A region of Mammaliicoccus sp. Dog046 DNA encodes the following proteins:
- a CDS encoding serine hydrolase, protein MTFLTHELMDHNDVSLEFANEHSTIFTNHHYEKTFESASLIKLPIMIYIFNQLNDDEMQESLTIDQSVGGSGVLQSLHIRQLSIQDLVYLMIVVSDNTATNILIDHFGLHHINQFIETDLECTETKLSRRMMDEQAISEGKQNVTSAQDIIRILRYITNHAHHKEMMDILHEQHLNDKVSIYQSFYDSKLKFHSKTGEYDNVINDVGIIQHHDTFYYYCFLSNTKTPEKAIQFSHDFGSYMIHSILNE, encoded by the coding sequence ATGACTTTTTTAACGCATGAATTAATGGATCATAACGATGTGTCACTAGAATTTGCTAATGAACATTCAACAATATTCACAAATCATCATTACGAAAAAACTTTTGAATCAGCGAGTTTAATCAAATTACCCATTATGATTTATATTTTTAATCAGTTAAACGATGATGAAATGCAAGAATCGCTCACAATCGATCAATCTGTTGGAGGTAGTGGTGTATTACAAAGTTTGCATATACGTCAATTAAGCATCCAAGATTTGGTGTATCTCATGATTGTTGTTTCTGATAATACAGCAACGAATATTTTAATTGACCATTTCGGATTGCATCATATCAATCAGTTCATAGAAACCGATTTAGAATGTACAGAAACAAAATTAAGTAGACGCATGATGGATGAGCAAGCCATCTCTGAAGGCAAGCAGAATGTTACTTCTGCTCAAGATATCATACGCATCCTCAGATACATCACAAACCATGCACATCATAAAGAAATGATGGACATCTTACACGAACAACATTTAAATGACAAAGTATCTATTTATCAATCGTTCTACGATTCTAAACTTAAATTTCATTCTAAAACAGGAGAATACGATAACGTCATTAATGATGTCGGAATTATTCAGCACCATGACACATTTTATTATTATTGCTTCTTATCAAACACAAAAACACCCGAAAAAGCGATTCAATTCTCTCACGATTTCGGGTCATATATGATTCACTCTATTCTAAATGAGTAG
- a CDS encoding glutamate synthase subunit beta, which produces MGEFKGFMKYPKQQLDELPLKDRIKGYEPFQQRFTTEDASTQGARCMDCGTPFCQTGSSFGRDTIGCPIGNYIPEWNDLVYRKDYKEAYARLSETNNFPEFTGRVCPAPCESSCVLAINNDSVAIKGIERTIIDEAYDMGLVKPKLPQQRRDEKVAIIGSGPAGLTAAEELNLLGYNVTVYERNHRPGGLLMYGIPSMKLDKAVIERRIKIMEEAGIVFKTDVNVGKDITKEELNDQYDAIIVCTGSQKGRDLPLEGRMSFGIHYAMEYLTEQTQLQMGEIDTPTISAKGKNVIVIGAGDTGADCVATALRDDCKSVVQFNKYVRLTDKMEQNTSWPLPMPIFKLDYAHKEYREQFGFEPRAYGIQTMRYDVDSSGQIRGLYTQVLEETEDGMVIVEGTERHWPADLVLLSIGFEGTEHLVPHTFNLNTERNKIVANDKDFRTNQDKIFVAGDARKGQSLVVWAIKEGRSVAKAVDKSLKEKITI; this is translated from the coding sequence ATGGGTGAATTTAAAGGTTTTATGAAATATCCTAAGCAACAACTTGATGAGTTACCATTAAAAGATAGAATCAAAGGATATGAACCATTCCAACAACGTTTTACAACTGAAGATGCTTCAACGCAAGGTGCGCGTTGTATGGATTGTGGGACGCCATTTTGTCAGACAGGCTCTTCATTCGGTAGAGATACGATAGGCTGTCCGATAGGTAACTATATTCCTGAATGGAATGATTTAGTATATCGAAAAGACTACAAAGAAGCATATGCAAGATTATCTGAAACAAATAACTTTCCGGAATTTACGGGTCGTGTGTGTCCTGCGCCATGTGAATCATCATGTGTGTTAGCGATTAATAATGATTCCGTAGCAATTAAAGGAATAGAACGTACGATTATAGATGAAGCTTATGATATGGGGCTAGTGAAACCTAAATTACCTCAACAAAGACGCGACGAAAAGGTAGCAATTATAGGTAGTGGTCCAGCGGGACTTACTGCAGCGGAAGAGTTGAACTTATTAGGATATAATGTAACGGTATATGAGCGTAACCATCGTCCAGGTGGCTTGCTCATGTACGGTATACCAAGTATGAAACTAGATAAAGCAGTCATTGAACGACGTATAAAAATCATGGAAGAAGCAGGTATTGTCTTCAAGACAGATGTAAATGTGGGGAAAGACATCACGAAAGAAGAATTAAACGATCAATACGATGCGATTATCGTTTGTACCGGTTCACAAAAAGGTAGAGACTTACCTTTAGAAGGACGTATGAGCTTCGGTATACATTATGCAATGGAATACTTAACAGAACAAACACAGTTACAAATGGGAGAAATTGATACACCAACAATATCAGCAAAAGGCAAGAATGTGATTGTAATCGGTGCGGGTGACACAGGTGCTGACTGTGTTGCGACAGCTTTAAGAGATGACTGTAAATCAGTTGTTCAATTTAATAAATATGTAAGATTAACAGATAAGATGGAACAAAATACATCTTGGCCATTACCAATGCCTATTTTCAAATTAGATTATGCGCATAAAGAATATAGAGAGCAATTTGGATTTGAACCAAGAGCTTATGGTATTCAAACGATGCGTTATGATGTAGATTCAAGTGGTCAAATTCGTGGACTTTATACACAAGTATTAGAAGAAACGGAAGATGGCATGGTTATTGTTGAAGGCACAGAACGTCATTGGCCAGCTGATTTAGTGTTATTATCAATTGGATTTGAAGGTACAGAACATTTAGTACCACATACCTTTAATTTAAATACAGAACGCAATAAAATTGTAGCGAACGATAAAGATTTTAGAACAAATCAAGACAAAATTTTTGTTGCTGGTGATGCAAGAAAAGGACAAAGTTTAGTCGTTTGGGCAATAAAAGAAGGGCGTTCAGTTGCAAAAGCTGTAGATAAATCATTGAAGGAAAAAATTACAATTTAA
- a CDS encoding dipeptide epimerase: MFITDIKYYRYGTPLKKPFKTALRTVEVIESIYVFVETNVEDMIGVGEAVPTYVITGDTKGGIEAAIDEVFKPLLINRQVHESLLDDVQSAMVGNTSAKAALDIALHDLLAQEATLPLYQYLNYNPGNKQLETCYTVSLNDAEEMVEDGLRYVDEGFKHLKIKVGKDNVETDLNRLKALRISLPQDVILSVDANQAWDVDSARYALKQFDEADLNIESIEQPVDRHAYEALGELTQNFEIPVMVDESLFSLNDARRLLDVGAKELWNIKLMKTGGIHQAMQIHRMASEASIPCMVGCMMETHVSVTAALHFSLAAEQVKRVDFDAPLMVVERQIEGGIQYSSAKVTPSEGYGLGIDRQSLLKKVSQ, from the coding sequence ATGTTTATTACAGATATTAAATATTATAGATATGGAACACCTTTAAAGAAACCGTTTAAGACAGCTTTGAGAACTGTAGAAGTAATAGAAAGTATATATGTATTTGTTGAAACAAATGTAGAAGATATGATTGGTGTTGGAGAGGCGGTACCGACATATGTGATTACTGGTGATACGAAGGGTGGCATAGAGGCTGCAATTGACGAAGTATTTAAGCCGCTACTAATCAATAGACAGGTGCATGAGTCATTATTAGATGATGTACAAAGTGCAATGGTTGGCAATACGAGCGCTAAAGCAGCATTAGATATTGCTCTGCATGATTTGTTAGCGCAAGAAGCGACCCTACCACTATATCAATATTTAAATTATAACCCAGGAAATAAACAGTTGGAGACATGTTATACAGTGAGTTTAAATGATGCCGAAGAAATGGTTGAAGATGGTTTGAGATATGTAGACGAAGGATTTAAGCATTTGAAAATAAAAGTCGGCAAAGACAACGTAGAAACTGATTTAAATCGATTAAAAGCGTTAAGAATTTCATTACCTCAAGATGTCATTCTTAGTGTCGATGCAAATCAAGCTTGGGATGTGGATAGTGCACGGTATGCCTTGAAACAATTCGACGAAGCAGATTTAAATATTGAAAGTATTGAACAGCCTGTTGATCGACATGCTTATGAAGCATTGGGTGAATTAACACAAAACTTTGAAATTCCGGTCATGGTAGATGAAAGTCTGTTTAGCTTAAATGATGCGCGGCGTTTACTAGATGTTGGTGCTAAAGAACTATGGAACATTAAATTGATGAAGACAGGTGGTATTCATCAGGCTATGCAAATCCATAGAATGGCAAGTGAAGCGAGTATTCCTTGCATGGTTGGATGCATGATGGAAACACATGTGTCTGTGACTGCTGCTTTACACTTTAGTTTAGCTGCGGAACAAGTGAAAAGAGTGGATTTTGATGCGCCATTAATGGTTGTAGAACGACAAATTGAAGGTGGTATTCAATATAGTAGCGCGAAAGTAACGCCTTCAGAAGGATATGGTTTGGGTATAGATCGACAATCTTTATTAAAGAAGGTGAGTCAATGA
- a CDS encoding C40 family peptidase, which yields MIKYCRVNVGTIWRDIDKARDIDRDGIKYPADIQRWLLTLNLEQKLSFTEDSRIDTQILYGEMVEVLDEQEGWSHVVCLEQPSKQHPKGYPGFIPSSQLGVMDVQDMTEKVRVKAPKTTLFDLEFKTKQVLSFNTTLPVTKRGESFVEVNTPEGPGMIDIRDVKFSDEYGTFKKGSMQGVIEQARQFIDLPYLWGGVSSYGYDCSGFCFQMYKSQNFQIPRDADEQYDAMVDIPIEAAEFEPGDLLFFSKPEENGFLSHVGIYMGDGMMIHAPHTPKSIEIVKLTDSYYHKILAKAARLLLI from the coding sequence ATGATTAAATATTGTAGGGTAAATGTTGGGACGATTTGGAGAGACATTGATAAAGCGAGAGATATTGATAGAGATGGTATCAAATATCCTGCTGATATCCAAAGATGGTTGTTAACACTAAATTTGGAACAAAAACTGTCATTCACTGAAGATAGCCGTATAGATACGCAAATATTATATGGTGAAATGGTAGAAGTTCTTGATGAACAGGAAGGATGGAGTCATGTCGTTTGTTTAGAACAGCCATCTAAACAACACCCGAAAGGTTATCCTGGATTTATTCCAAGTAGTCAATTAGGTGTTATGGATGTACAGGACATGACTGAGAAGGTTCGTGTTAAAGCGCCGAAGACGACGTTATTTGATTTAGAATTTAAAACGAAACAAGTGCTTTCGTTTAATACAACTTTACCAGTGACAAAGCGTGGTGAATCATTTGTGGAAGTGAATACACCTGAAGGACCGGGAATGATCGATATTCGAGACGTGAAATTTAGTGATGAATATGGAACTTTTAAAAAGGGATCAATGCAAGGTGTGATTGAACAAGCAAGGCAGTTTATTGATCTTCCGTATTTATGGGGTGGCGTTTCAAGTTATGGATACGATTGTTCAGGTTTTTGTTTTCAAATGTATAAAAGCCAAAACTTCCAAATTCCCAGAGATGCAGATGAACAATATGACGCGATGGTTGATATCCCGATTGAAGCGGCTGAATTCGAACCAGGTGACTTACTCTTCTTTAGCAAGCCAGAAGAGAATGGTTTCCTCTCTCATGTTGGAATATACATGGGCGATGGAATGATGATTCATGCACCGCATACACCTAAAAGCATAGAAATTGTGAAGTTAACGGATAGTTATTATCACAAGATATTAGCAAAAGCAGCAAGACTGCTACTCATTTAG
- a CDS encoding LD-carboxypeptidase, with the protein MKAKGLNRGDVVGVVALASPPHQEKLKQGLERLEERYDLRFKLADNITDRYGHLAGEDEARLQGFHEMLLDDEVKAIICSNGGYGTPRIVEQIDYDLIKQHPKIIWGYSDITCLHNAVRQQTGLVTFQGPMIASDIGARFNEISLNSFEQLFDGKDVIYPSNELMFKPLVDGVVEGGIVGGCLSLLVSSLGTSYEIDTKGKILFFEDIGEEPYKIDGFLQQMKSAGKLDDAIGFMIGPFTDSEPSKPEKSLEMKEVIDFFITSLDKPAVYDLNIGHCTPHFGIPFGTNAILNVQEGLLKIESGVDKG; encoded by the coding sequence ATGAAAGCAAAGGGGCTAAATAGGGGAGATGTTGTTGGCGTGGTTGCATTGGCCAGTCCACCTCATCAAGAGAAATTGAAACAAGGTCTTGAACGTTTAGAGGAACGTTATGATTTACGATTTAAATTAGCTGATAATATCACAGATCGATATGGTCATTTAGCTGGTGAAGATGAAGCGCGTTTGCAAGGATTTCATGAAATGTTGCTAGATGATGAAGTGAAAGCAATTATCTGTTCGAATGGTGGCTACGGTACGCCAAGAATTGTAGAGCAAATTGATTATGACTTGATTAAACAACACCCGAAAATTATTTGGGGCTATAGCGATATTACATGTTTACATAATGCGGTAAGACAACAAACGGGTTTAGTTACATTTCAAGGTCCTATGATTGCATCGGATATTGGTGCTCGATTTAATGAAATAAGTTTAAATAGTTTCGAACAATTATTTGACGGTAAAGACGTGATATATCCTTCAAATGAATTAATGTTCAAACCACTCGTTGATGGTGTTGTAGAAGGTGGAATCGTAGGCGGTTGTTTGTCATTGTTAGTTTCGAGTTTAGGGACTTCGTATGAGATAGATACGAAAGGGAAAATACTATTTTTTGAAGATATTGGTGAAGAACCATACAAGATAGATGGATTTCTACAACAAATGAAATCAGCAGGAAAACTCGATGATGCGATAGGATTTATGATTGGTCCATTTACTGATAGTGAACCATCAAAGCCAGAAAAGTCATTGGAAATGAAAGAAGTCATCGATTTCTTTATTACAAGTTTGGATAAACCAGCTGTTTACGATTTGAATATCGGACATTGCACACCGCACTTTGGTATACCATTTGGGACGAATGCCATTTTAAATGTTCAAGAAGGATTACTGAAAATAGAATCTGGTGTAGATAAAGGATAA